gacaatgttttttgaatttatattataaatttctgAAATTTTCTCTTTCAAAAATTTCTATTATAGAATTtcctatttttatatataataaaagggGTTAAATAGTCTTTTTAAGTGTATTGAAAGGATTATAGGTATAGGTGGGGTGGGATGACAAATAGAaatctctatttatttaaatatatataatgttaGACCACATAActcataaattcaaaaatagttGCATCCTAATACCAATCTAccacaatatcaattttaatactcagaattttatttattcttatttaactataaatacGTAATATCTAGTTCAACCAGCAATATGTagatactattattattattatatttttttttatagtgatGTAAGTTCGAatatataatttctattttgtgtGTGTGAATTGATTTATAGTATTTGTTATTTTGTCTACAGACGCAAAAAATCAACTGCgaaaattaaaaagagaaaCTTTGGGATCTTTACTTTTTGTGTCTCTAGCACTTGACAATGAAATTAGagaaaaagtttattttttatcacacATTTTTTTAGTAGTGAAATAAAAagtatagattaaaaaaatatttttgaggagtcatattttgttttttctaaacAATTGTTTAcctgaaataaaaatatttgttgtaaTTTAGGAGATGTCAATCCTTTAAATGAATCTCAATTGTTTTAACAACTTGTCTCTACAATTACGCACATAAATACATTTGTTTActcaaaaaaactataaatgaaTTGGATTTAGCACTCTTTAGGGTTTTGAGGGCTCaccaaacaataaaaattatgatttagaGAGTATTAACAATGCTTATGTATACTCATTGATGATGTCTTTACATTGACAATTTAACTCAAACTCATGTTGTGAAATgtgaaatgaaaaataacataTGATATCCATTTATTATATTGATTCCTTCAATATCTCCACATATATTTATATGGTGATATGTGATTCAATGCATATATGAAATTGTATACACTTCTCATATCGTTTTTATTAATCTTTACAATTAAAACAATGACTCGATTATAATCAATTTgacaaatataagcaaaaataaatatatttatcaaaattcaatttgtcGAATTTATATCAATCAAGCTACCGTCTCAAAGATAAAGTCGGGTTTGTGGAATTTATATCCACTGATATGTTACTTTGGCGGACTTTACAATATATTATTACTTTAGCAATTACATAAAACACTAACGATGATCAAATCTCATAAGCGCAAACTTATGTTCAAATTTGATTGAATGAATATCAATCAAATCACCATCTTAACCATAATAATGGAGATGACCGtctaatctatttaaaaattaaatggttGTGGTCCCTCCCtccaatttttaattaaaaaataattatgtgacatattttaaatgatgtagtATATGACATGataatattcaattattaatacttataaattataataaaatcctctaaatattttagtttcaacttttaaaattattcatttttgtaatttattcaataacatataaattattaatatatatagatgatTTTACATTAAGAGATTGAATCTCACGATATTCAAAATATACCAATTCACCGTTATCTCTGTGAATATCTAGTTACTAGAACTTCAATTTTAAGCTTCAAGTGCATCTTTCATAGTCTTCAAAGCTTCTTGCATTCTTTGAGCCATCACACCCAAACCAGAACCAATAAAATAATCAAGATACTCTAATTTCCAACCTTCAACAGGTTCAACTTCATATAACCACTCAATCTCACAACCTTCATCTTTTGACACAACCTTAAGAGTTGAAACATAGGAATGAAATCCAACATTTCCATCTACAATTGAATAGCTAAATACCCTTTGAATTGGATCAATTGAAAGAAGTTTTTGCTTAGTCCAATTCAAAGTTTGTTTGTCATGTTCATCTATTGGAGTCTTGAAACCTGCACAAAATCGAATACAACCTGGTTTACCTGATATTCCTTCAACAGGAATGCATGTAGAGAGACTTGGAAACCATTTGTCTAGGCCAAAAAAATCCTCTAAAAATGGCCATATTTGCTCTGCTTTGCATCcttgtaattttgttttggCTTTGCCCT
This region of Cicer arietinum cultivar CDC Frontier isolate Library 1 chromosome 8, Cicar.CDCFrontier_v2.0, whole genome shotgun sequence genomic DNA includes:
- the LOC101510336 gene encoding lachrymatory-factor synthase-like, translating into MDPIQQSKEKWKGKAKTKLQGCKAEQIWPFLEDFFGLDKWFPSLSTCIPVEGISGKPGCIRFCAGFKTPIDEHDKQTLNWTKQKLLSIDPIQRVFSYSIVDGNVGFHSYVSTLKVVSKDEGCEIEWLYEVEPVEGWKLEYLDYFIGSGLGVMAQRMQEALKTMKDALEA